In one Umezawaea sp. Da 62-37 genomic region, the following are encoded:
- a CDS encoding aldehyde dehydrogenase family protein, whose protein sequence is MPPAYASTSPIDVNDLVLEVELQPAEAFVDTARKARRAQRAWAAVPSPVRGQVIGNIGRLVEANAEALARLVTREIGKPIAEARGEVQEIVDTCAFFLGEGRRLYGQTVPSEMPDKQLFTFRTPVGVAAIITAGNFPVAVPSWYIVPALLCGNAVVWKPAEYSAASARAFYDIFTSAGLPEGVLNIVFADGEETFKGLDLALEAGLVHKVGFTGSTAVGRRIGELCGRHLQSPCLELGGKNPMVVTEDADLDLAVRGALFAGFGSAGQRCTSLGTAIVHESVHAEFLRRFVVATENAVVGDPTGDVLFGPLLDKKFAAHFERILDTIQEHHVVHGSTGVGRITKDNPRKGFHGEAEHGLYYHPTIVDGVRPEDGLFLEESFGPVVGVTTYRDLDEAIDLGNLPGYGLSCAIYTTDPNKVFRFRSGIGAGMVSVNNSTSGAEAHLPFGGNGKSGNGSRQSGIWVLDQFTRWQSMNWDYSGSLQKAQMDTAVIEADLDFRLG, encoded by the coding sequence ATGCCACCCGCATACGCCTCCACGAGTCCGATCGACGTGAACGACCTGGTCCTCGAGGTCGAGCTGCAACCGGCCGAGGCGTTCGTGGACACCGCCCGCAAGGCCCGGCGGGCGCAGCGGGCGTGGGCCGCGGTGCCGTCGCCGGTGCGCGGGCAGGTCATCGGCAACATCGGCAGGCTCGTCGAGGCCAACGCCGAGGCGCTCGCCCGGTTGGTGACCCGTGAGATCGGCAAGCCGATCGCGGAGGCGCGCGGCGAGGTGCAGGAGATCGTCGACACCTGCGCGTTCTTCCTCGGCGAGGGCCGCAGGCTCTACGGGCAGACCGTGCCGTCGGAGATGCCGGACAAGCAGCTGTTCACGTTCCGCACGCCGGTCGGCGTCGCGGCGATCATCACCGCGGGCAACTTCCCGGTGGCCGTGCCGTCCTGGTACATCGTCCCCGCGCTGCTGTGCGGCAACGCGGTGGTGTGGAAGCCCGCCGAGTACTCCGCCGCGAGCGCCAGGGCGTTCTACGACATCTTCACCAGCGCCGGGCTGCCCGAGGGCGTGCTGAACATCGTCTTCGCCGACGGCGAGGAGACGTTCAAGGGCCTCGACCTGGCGTTGGAGGCCGGTCTGGTCCACAAGGTCGGGTTCACCGGGTCGACCGCGGTCGGCAGGCGGATCGGCGAGCTGTGCGGGCGGCACCTGCAGAGCCCGTGCCTGGAACTGGGCGGCAAGAACCCGATGGTGGTGACCGAGGACGCGGACCTCGACCTGGCCGTGCGCGGCGCGCTGTTCGCCGGGTTCGGCTCGGCCGGGCAGCGCTGCACCTCGCTCGGCACCGCCATCGTGCACGAGTCGGTGCACGCGGAGTTCCTGCGCCGCTTCGTCGTGGCGACGGAGAACGCGGTGGTCGGCGACCCGACCGGCGACGTCCTGTTCGGGCCGCTGCTGGACAAGAAGTTCGCCGCGCACTTCGAGCGGATCCTGGACACGATCCAGGAGCACCACGTCGTGCACGGGTCCACCGGCGTCGGGCGGATCACGAAGGACAACCCCCGCAAGGGTTTCCACGGCGAGGCCGAGCACGGCCTGTACTACCACCCGACGATCGTCGACGGCGTGCGGCCGGAGGACGGGCTGTTCCTGGAGGAGTCGTTCGGGCCTGTCGTCGGCGTCACCACCTACCGCGACCTGGACGAGGCCATCGACCTCGGCAACCTGCCCGGCTACGGGCTGTCCTGCGCGATCTACACGACCGACCCGAACAAGGTGTTCCGGTTCCGCTCGGGCATCGGCGCGGGCATGGTCAGCGTGAACAACTCCACGTCCGGCGCCGAGGCGCACCTGCCGTTCGGCGGGAACGGCAAGTCCGGCAACGGCAGCCGCCAGTCCGGGATCTGGGTGCTCGACCAGTTCACCCGCTGGCAGTCGATGAACTGGGACTACTCGGGTTCGCTGCAGAAGGCGCAGATGGACACCGCCGTGATCGAGGCCGACCTTGACTTCCGACTCGGCTGA
- a CDS encoding FAD-binding oxidoreductase — MTSDSAEVVVIGGGVVGVSTAFHLAEAGVRNVVLVERDELGSGSTCKAAGGVRAQFSDEVNIRLGARSLEAFGRFGERPGQEIDLHRVGYLFLLSTPEDVAAAERNVVLQNGLGVPSRMIDVAEAEALSPLISTGGLLAATYSPDDGHCTPESVVLGYATAARRLGADLRTRTEVLDIESSGGEITAVVTNRGVIRTSAVVCAAGAWSRRVGGFVGVDLDVTPLRRQVVFTEPMPDLAPVVPFTIDFSSSFYFHREGRGLLMGMSDPAQEPGFHLDRSDAWLPGLAAAIGARAPGLLDVGLTTGWAGLYEETPDRNALIGEAPGGSKAGRFLYATGFSGHGFLQGPAVGEVVRDLYLGREPVVDVSTLDAARFASNDHRPELNTV, encoded by the coding sequence TTGACTTCCGACTCGGCTGAGGTCGTCGTCATCGGCGGCGGGGTGGTGGGCGTGAGCACCGCCTTCCACCTCGCCGAGGCCGGTGTGCGGAACGTGGTGCTGGTGGAGCGGGACGAGCTGGGGTCCGGGTCCACGTGCAAGGCGGCGGGCGGGGTGCGGGCGCAGTTCTCCGACGAGGTCAACATCCGGCTCGGCGCGCGCAGCCTGGAGGCGTTCGGGCGGTTCGGGGAACGGCCGGGGCAGGAGATCGACCTGCACCGCGTCGGGTACCTGTTCCTGCTGTCGACACCGGAGGACGTGGCCGCCGCCGAGCGGAACGTGGTGCTGCAGAACGGACTGGGCGTGCCCAGTCGGATGATCGACGTGGCCGAGGCCGAGGCGCTGTCCCCGTTGATCTCCACCGGGGGGCTGCTCGCCGCGACCTACTCCCCCGACGACGGCCACTGCACGCCGGAGTCCGTGGTGCTGGGCTACGCGACCGCGGCCCGGCGGCTGGGCGCGGACCTGCGCACGCGCACCGAGGTGCTCGACATCGAGTCCTCCGGCGGGGAGATCACCGCCGTCGTGACGAACCGCGGGGTGATCCGGACGTCCGCGGTGGTCTGCGCGGCGGGCGCGTGGTCGCGGCGGGTCGGCGGGTTCGTCGGCGTCGACCTCGACGTCACGCCGCTGCGCCGCCAGGTCGTGTTCACCGAGCCGATGCCCGACCTGGCGCCGGTGGTGCCGTTCACCATCGACTTCTCGTCCTCGTTCTACTTCCACCGCGAGGGCCGCGGCCTGCTGATGGGCATGTCGGACCCGGCGCAGGAGCCCGGATTCCACCTCGACCGGTCCGACGCGTGGCTGCCCGGACTGGCCGCGGCGATCGGGGCGCGCGCCCCCGGCCTGCTCGATGTCGGCCTCACCACCGGGTGGGCCGGGCTGTACGAGGAGACACCGGACCGCAACGCGCTCATCGGCGAAGCGCCCGGCGGATCCAAGGCCGGCCGGTTCCTCTACGCCACCGGCTTCTCCGGCCACGGCTTCCTCCAGGGGCCCGCGGTCGGCGAGGTGGTGCGGGACCTCTACCTCGGCCGCGAACCCGTGGTCGACGTGTCCACTTTGGATGCCGCTAGATTCGCCTCCAACGACCACCGCCCCGAACTCAACACCGTCTGA
- a CDS encoding Glu/Leu/Phe/Val dehydrogenase dimerization domain-containing protein, which yields MTDLLQLIDEWGPEKVVTVSDRRSGMKGVLVIDNTARGMGKGGTRMGPDVSTGEIARLARVMTWKWAAVDLFFGGAKAGIVFDPASPDKERALRAFARALSNEVPREYVLGLDMGLTERDAAIVQDELGDRGAMMGAPASLGGLPYDELGVTGFGVAEVADELSDSLRGKRISIQGFGAVGAAAARRFAELGAVVVAVSSVNGALHDPDGLDVARLLALRAEVGENAVTEYGRVRPLGSELLVACDVLVPAATQDVIDKDWAGRVDTAMVVEGANLPTTPAAQDVLAARGITVVPDFIANAGGVVAAAFGMDARYSPFPVEVAKVMAAVSEKLRGNAALVVREAGERGVTTHEVARSLAQERVLAAMRAKGQVT from the coding sequence TTGACCGATCTCCTTCAGCTCATCGACGAGTGGGGACCCGAGAAGGTCGTCACCGTGTCGGACCGGCGTTCCGGGATGAAGGGCGTGCTGGTCATCGACAACACCGCCCGCGGCATGGGCAAGGGCGGCACCCGGATGGGGCCGGACGTGAGCACCGGGGAGATCGCCCGGCTGGCCCGCGTGATGACCTGGAAGTGGGCGGCGGTCGACCTGTTCTTCGGCGGCGCCAAGGCGGGCATCGTGTTCGACCCCGCCTCACCGGACAAGGAGCGGGCGCTGCGGGCGTTCGCGCGGGCGCTGTCCAACGAGGTGCCGCGCGAGTACGTGCTGGGGCTGGACATGGGGCTGACCGAGCGCGACGCGGCGATCGTGCAGGACGAGCTGGGTGACCGCGGCGCGATGATGGGCGCGCCCGCGTCGCTGGGCGGACTGCCCTACGACGAGCTGGGCGTGACCGGGTTCGGCGTCGCCGAGGTGGCCGACGAGCTGTCGGATTCGTTGCGGGGCAAGCGGATCTCGATCCAGGGGTTCGGCGCGGTCGGCGCCGCGGCCGCCCGCCGGTTCGCCGAGCTGGGCGCGGTCGTGGTGGCGGTGTCGTCGGTGAACGGCGCCCTGCACGACCCGGACGGGCTGGACGTGGCGCGGCTGCTGGCGTTGCGCGCGGAGGTCGGTGAGAACGCGGTCACGGAGTACGGCCGGGTGCGGCCGCTGGGGTCGGAACTGCTGGTGGCGTGCGACGTCCTGGTGCCCGCGGCGACCCAGGACGTGATCGACAAGGACTGGGCGGGCCGGGTCGACACGGCCATGGTCGTCGAGGGCGCGAACCTGCCGACCACCCCCGCCGCGCAGGACGTGCTGGCCGCGCGCGGGATCACGGTCGTGCCGGACTTCATCGCCAACGCGGGCGGGGTCGTCGCGGCGGCGTTCGGCATGGACGCGCGCTACTCGCCGTTCCCGGTCGAGGTGGCGAAGGTGATGGCGGCGGTGTCGGAGAAGCTGCGGGGCAACGCGGCGCTGGTGGTGCGCGAGGCGGGCGAGCGCGGGGTGACCACGCACGAGGTCGCGCGGTCGCTGGCGCAGGAGCGGGTGTTGGCCGCGATGCGGGCGAAGGGCCAGGTCACGTGA
- a CDS encoding CoA transferase, which produces MSALDGVVIADFGRVLAAPYATMMLADLGAEVVKIEHPRGDETRSWGPPHARGEATYFLSVNRNKTSTTLDMSTPDGLRRAREIVLGADVLVENFRPGTMSRFGLGHDDLSTVHPGLVYCSVTGFGAGRGSDLPGYDLLVQAVGGLMSMTGARPGEPVKAGVALVDVLTGLHAAVGILAALRHRDATGEGQHVEVDLLSVLLSSMVNQSAGYALAGVVPGIMGNRHPSIAPYQLVGTADRPMVLAVGNDRQFARLCSVLDVPELATDPRFTTNERRVAHVDELLALLEPRLRTGSARHWFEVLTPLGVPCGPVNDLAGAFELAATLGLEPTTTVDGLDLVSNPIRLSRTPVTYRLPPPRLDQE; this is translated from the coding sequence GTGAGCGCGCTGGACGGTGTCGTGATCGCGGACTTCGGCCGGGTGCTGGCCGCGCCGTACGCGACGATGATGCTGGCCGACCTCGGCGCCGAGGTGGTCAAGATCGAGCACCCGCGCGGCGACGAGACCCGCTCGTGGGGCCCGCCGCACGCCCGCGGCGAGGCCACGTACTTCCTGTCGGTGAACCGGAACAAGACGTCCACCACGCTGGACATGTCGACGCCGGACGGCCTGCGCCGGGCGCGCGAGATCGTGCTGGGCGCCGACGTGCTGGTGGAGAACTTCCGGCCGGGCACGATGTCGAGGTTCGGGCTCGGCCACGACGACCTGAGCACCGTCCACCCCGGACTGGTCTACTGCTCGGTCACCGGCTTCGGCGCGGGCCGCGGCAGCGACCTGCCCGGCTACGACCTGCTCGTGCAGGCCGTCGGCGGGCTGATGAGCATGACCGGCGCCCGGCCCGGCGAACCCGTGAAGGCCGGGGTGGCGCTGGTGGACGTGCTGACCGGGCTGCACGCCGCCGTCGGCATCCTGGCCGCGCTGCGGCACCGCGACGCGACCGGCGAGGGCCAGCACGTCGAGGTGGACCTGCTGTCGGTGCTGCTGTCCAGCATGGTGAACCAGAGCGCCGGCTACGCGCTCGCGGGCGTCGTGCCCGGCATCATGGGCAACCGGCACCCGTCGATCGCGCCGTACCAGCTGGTCGGGACCGCGGACCGGCCGATGGTGCTCGCCGTGGGCAACGACCGCCAGTTCGCGCGGCTCTGCTCCGTGCTCGACGTCCCGGAACTCGCCACCGACCCGCGGTTCACCACGAACGAGCGGCGGGTCGCGCACGTGGACGAACTGCTGGCGCTGCTGGAACCCCGGCTGCGCACCGGGTCCGCGCGGCACTGGTTCGAGGTGCTCACCCCGCTGGGCGTGCCGTGCGGGCCGGTGAACGACCTCGCGGGCGCGTTCGAGCTGGCCGCGACCCTGGGCCTGGAGCCCACCACGACCGTCGACGGCCTCGACCTGGTGTCGAACCCGATCCGGCTGTCCCGAACCCCGGTGACCTACCGGTTGCCGCCACCGAGGCTCGACCAGGAGTGA
- a CDS encoding acyl-CoA dehydrogenase family protein, with protein MRDPLELLDIPSLLGEEDRDIQATVAGFLAEQARPHVADWFEAGALPREFARELGKLGVLGMHLEGYGCAGTSATAYGLACLELEAVDSGIRSFVSVQGSLSMFSIHRYGSEEQKLEWLPRLAAGEAIGCFGLTEPDFGSNPSGMRTRAVRDGGDWILDGTKMWITNGGWADVATVWANTDEGVRGFLVPRGTPGFSTRDIGRKLSMRASVTSELVLEGVRLPDSARLPGATSLGAPLSCLNEARFGIVFGAVGAARDCVEVALDYAGARVQFDRPIAGFQLTQRKLASMTLAVSNAMLLALHLAGLKEAGRIRPEQISAGKLNNVEAAITVARESRTILGANGISLEYSPLRHANNLESVLTYEGTSEIHALAIGQALTGLSAYRG; from the coding sequence GTGCGCGATCCGCTGGAACTGCTGGACATCCCGTCGCTGCTGGGCGAGGAGGACCGGGACATCCAGGCCACCGTCGCCGGGTTCCTGGCCGAGCAAGCCCGGCCGCACGTGGCGGACTGGTTCGAGGCGGGCGCCCTGCCCCGCGAGTTCGCCCGTGAGCTGGGGAAGCTCGGTGTGCTCGGCATGCACCTGGAGGGCTACGGGTGCGCCGGGACGAGCGCCACCGCGTACGGCCTGGCCTGCCTGGAACTGGAGGCGGTGGACAGCGGGATCCGCAGCTTCGTGTCGGTGCAGGGCTCGCTGTCGATGTTCTCCATCCACCGCTACGGCTCCGAGGAGCAGAAGCTGGAGTGGCTGCCGAGGCTCGCGGCGGGCGAGGCGATCGGCTGCTTCGGCCTGACCGAACCGGACTTCGGCAGCAACCCCTCGGGCATGCGGACGCGGGCTGTGCGCGACGGCGGCGACTGGATCCTCGACGGCACCAAGATGTGGATCACCAACGGCGGGTGGGCCGACGTCGCGACGGTGTGGGCGAACACCGACGAGGGCGTGCGCGGCTTCCTCGTCCCCCGCGGCACGCCGGGGTTCTCGACCCGCGACATCGGCCGGAAGCTGTCCATGCGCGCCTCGGTCACCTCGGAACTGGTCCTGGAGGGCGTTCGGCTGCCCGACAGCGCGCGGCTGCCCGGCGCGACCAGCCTCGGCGCTCCCCTGTCCTGCCTCAACGAGGCCAGGTTCGGCATCGTGTTCGGCGCCGTCGGCGCGGCGCGCGACTGCGTCGAGGTGGCCCTGGACTACGCGGGCGCCCGCGTCCAGTTCGACCGCCCGATCGCCGGGTTCCAGCTGACCCAGCGCAAGCTCGCGTCGATGACCCTGGCCGTGTCGAACGCGATGCTGCTCGCCCTGCACCTGGCCGGGCTGAAGGAGGCGGGGCGGATCAGGCCCGAGCAGATCAGCGCGGGCAAGCTCAACAACGTCGAGGCGGCCATCACCGTCGCCCGCGAGAGCCGCACGATCCTCGGCGCGAACGGGATCTCGCTGGAGTACTCGCCGCTGCGGCACGCCAACAACCTGGAGTCCGTGCTCACCTACGAGGGCACCTCGGAGATCCACGCGCTCGCCATCGGCCAGGCGCTCACCGGACTGTCCGCCTATCGGGGGTAG
- a CDS encoding serine protease, whose amino-acid sequence MANRSLGALVGAVLLLTAPTAPATATTGVDFTGTVALDNCSGAVVRTAAANPTAPALVMSNGHCAKSMAAGEVLVDQPSDRTFTLVAPDGRSTLGTLRATRLVYATMTDTDLSLYRLDQNYAQVEAMGGKALELSPRRPAAHAEIRVVSGYWKRLYSCGIDGFAHRLREGKWMWLDSIRYTDLCDTIGGTSGSPIVDASSGKVVGVNNTRNESGKRCTKDNPCEVDESGAVVVRPGAAYGQQTYTAVPCLGADSGLVLSAPGCALPRPGLLQ is encoded by the coding sequence ATGGCCAACCGCTCGCTGGGCGCCCTCGTCGGCGCCGTTCTCCTCCTGACCGCCCCGACCGCACCCGCGACCGCCACGACCGGTGTCGACTTCACCGGCACGGTGGCGCTCGACAACTGCTCGGGCGCGGTCGTGCGGACGGCCGCGGCGAACCCGACGGCCCCGGCGCTGGTGATGTCCAACGGCCACTGCGCCAAGTCCATGGCCGCGGGCGAGGTCCTGGTCGACCAGCCGAGCGACCGGACGTTCACCCTGGTCGCCCCGGACGGCAGGAGCACGCTCGGCACCCTGCGCGCCACCAGGCTCGTCTACGCCACGATGACCGACACCGACCTGTCGCTCTACCGGCTCGACCAGAACTACGCGCAGGTCGAGGCCATGGGCGGCAAGGCGCTGGAGCTGTCGCCGCGGCGGCCGGCGGCGCACGCGGAGATCCGGGTCGTGTCCGGCTACTGGAAGCGGCTGTACTCCTGCGGGATCGACGGGTTCGCCCACCGCCTGCGCGAGGGCAAGTGGATGTGGCTCGACTCGATCCGGTACACGGACCTGTGCGACACCATCGGCGGCACATCCGGGTCGCCGATCGTGGACGCGAGCAGCGGCAAGGTCGTCGGCGTCAACAACACGCGCAACGAGAGCGGCAAGCGCTGCACCAAGGACAACCCGTGCGAGGTCGACGAGTCCGGCGCGGTGGTGGTCCGCCCTGGGGCCGCCTACGGCCAGCAGACCTACACCGCCGTGCCGTGCCTCGGCGCGGACAGCGGGCTCGTGCTGTCCGCGCCGGGCTGCGCGCTGCCGCGCCCAGGGCTGCTTCAGTAG
- a CDS encoding CoA-binding protein translates to MTNESWGDPATIRDVLAKCDTWAVVGLGDNPSRAAYGVARFLQQRGKRVVPVHPSAATVHGEQGYASLADIPFPVDCVDVFRRSSSAGAFVDEAVAIGAKAVWFQLGVVDEMAFERAREAGLSMVMDHCPAIEWAAHGPR, encoded by the coding sequence ATGACGAACGAATCGTGGGGAGATCCGGCGACCATCCGCGACGTGCTCGCCAAGTGCGACACGTGGGCCGTCGTCGGCCTGGGCGACAACCCGTCGCGCGCCGCCTACGGGGTCGCCCGCTTCCTCCAGCAGCGCGGGAAGCGCGTCGTGCCCGTGCACCCCAGCGCGGCCACCGTGCACGGCGAGCAGGGGTACGCCTCGCTCGCGGACATCCCGTTCCCGGTCGACTGCGTCGACGTGTTCCGCCGCTCGTCCAGCGCGGGCGCGTTCGTCGACGAGGCCGTGGCGATCGGCGCGAAGGCCGTGTGGTTCCAGCTCGGCGTCGTGGACGAGATGGCGTTCGAACGGGCCCGCGAGGCCGGGCTGTCCATGGTGATGGACCACTGCCCCGCCATCGAGTGGGCGGCGCACGGCCCGCGCTAG
- a CDS encoding RidA family protein, producing the protein MGDRRAILSGSTFEESIGYARAVVDGDWVHVSGTTGFDYATMTISDDVVAQAEQCLANIGAALTEAGCAFADVVRVRYLVPDPANFEPCWPVLRRTFGEVRPAATMMSVGLADPRMLIEIEVTAHKR; encoded by the coding sequence ATGGGCGACCGCCGAGCGATCCTGTCCGGGTCGACCTTCGAGGAGTCGATCGGGTACGCGCGCGCCGTCGTGGACGGCGACTGGGTGCACGTGTCCGGCACGACCGGGTTCGACTACGCCACGATGACGATCTCCGACGACGTGGTCGCGCAGGCCGAGCAGTGCCTGGCGAACATCGGCGCGGCCCTGACCGAGGCGGGCTGCGCGTTCGCCGACGTGGTGCGGGTCCGCTACCTCGTCCCGGACCCTGCGAACTTCGAGCCGTGCTGGCCGGTGCTGCGCCGGACGTTCGGCGAGGTGCGCCCGGCCGCCACGATGATGTCGGTCGGACTGGCCGACCCGCGGATGCTGATCGAGATCGAGGTCACCGCCCACAAGCGCTAG
- a CDS encoding PH domain-containing protein, translating into MANSGPVFDRREQYDQIVSGLLDGERVIAVYDAVGVGTGFIGITDLRVILQDKSFVGKKTALVSVPYSKISSVAMVSNKSWAGGFFSTSSIAVTAGTHVHEIDFRGSDKASHVHNVVLWHITR; encoded by the coding sequence ATGGCGAACAGCGGTCCGGTCTTCGACCGGCGCGAGCAGTACGACCAGATCGTGAGCGGCCTGCTCGACGGCGAGCGCGTGATCGCGGTGTACGACGCGGTCGGGGTGGGCACCGGGTTCATCGGGATCACCGACCTGCGGGTGATCCTCCAGGACAAGTCGTTCGTGGGGAAGAAGACCGCGCTGGTGTCGGTGCCGTACTCGAAGATCAGCAGCGTCGCCATGGTGTCCAACAAGAGCTGGGCGGGCGGGTTCTTCAGCACGTCGTCCATCGCGGTCACCGCGGGCACCCACGTGCACGAGATCGACTTCCGCGGCTCCGACAAGGCGTCCCACGTGCACAACGTCGTGCTGTGGCACATCACCCGCTAG
- a CDS encoding alpha/beta hydrolase, translating to MPSAELNGITINYRVAGEGDLVVLVMGTGSPGNVWSAHQVPAFVAAGYRVATFDNRGIPPTDECADGFTVDDMVRDTAALVEHLGGGPVRVAGTSLGARVTQELALARPDLVSHAALLATYGRPDPVRTSLSLGERELHDSGVKLPSKYHAAVTALRYLSPATLADPSSARDWLDLFEYGGSSVGAGVRAQMALNDFGDRLADYRRISVPCLVVGFTDDRTLPPHLAREVADAIPGAKYAEVADAGHLGYMEKPDEVNALVLEFFKS from the coding sequence ATGCCGTCAGCCGAACTCAACGGGATCACGATCAACTACCGGGTCGCCGGAGAAGGTGATCTCGTGGTGCTGGTCATGGGCACCGGGAGTCCGGGCAACGTGTGGAGCGCGCACCAGGTGCCCGCCTTCGTCGCCGCGGGCTACCGGGTCGCGACGTTCGACAACCGCGGCATCCCGCCGACCGACGAGTGCGCCGACGGGTTCACCGTGGACGACATGGTCCGCGACACCGCGGCCCTCGTCGAGCACCTCGGCGGCGGCCCCGTTCGCGTCGCGGGCACGTCGCTCGGCGCACGCGTCACCCAGGAACTCGCGCTGGCCCGCCCCGACCTCGTCTCGCACGCCGCCCTGCTCGCGACCTACGGCCGCCCCGACCCGGTGCGCACGTCGCTTTCCCTCGGCGAGCGCGAACTCCACGACTCCGGCGTGAAGCTGCCCTCCAAGTACCACGCGGCCGTCACCGCCCTGCGCTACCTCTCCCCCGCCACGCTCGCCGACCCCAGCAGCGCCCGCGACTGGCTGGACCTGTTCGAGTACGGCGGCTCCTCGGTCGGCGCGGGCGTGCGGGCGCAGATGGCGCTCAACGACTTCGGCGACCGCCTCGCCGACTACCGCCGCATCTCCGTCCCCTGCCTGGTCGTCGGCTTCACCGACGACCGCACACTGCCCCCGCACCTGGCCCGCGAGGTCGCCGACGCCATCCCCGGCGCGAAGTACGCCGAGGTCGCCGACGCGGGCCACCTCGGCTACATGGAAAAGCCGGACGAGGTCAACGCGCTGGTGCTGGAGTTCTTCAAGTCCTAG